The following proteins come from a genomic window of Rutidosis leptorrhynchoides isolate AG116_Rl617_1_P2 chromosome 10, CSIRO_AGI_Rlap_v1, whole genome shotgun sequence:
- the LOC139873091 gene encoding probable 1-acyl-sn-glycerol-3-phosphate acyltransferase 5 produces the protein MEVDINEPETRVLTPLRFLRGLCCLLVLLSTAFVILVYCGFFTAVIVRLFSLHYSRKATAFFFGSWLALWPFLFEKINETKVVFSGEAVPANERVLIIANHRTEVDWMYLWDLALRKGRLGYVKYVLKSSLMKLPVFGWAFHILEFISVERKWEVDELRMRRMLSSFKNKKDPLWLAVFPEGTDFTEQKCIRSQKSASENGLPVLHHVLLPKTKGFVACLEELRGCLDAVYDITIGYKNRCPTFLDNAFGVAPSEVHIYVRRIAINDIPASEKMVGSWLIEAFFKKDKLLSDFNSQGCFPHQGTEGDLPTVSFLFNAFWVIIFTSICVYLTLFSSILFKVYISLVCAYLGSATYLNIRPSPVFTL, from the exons ATGGAAGTCGACATTAATGAACCCGAAACACGCGTTTTAACTCCATTGAGATTCTTAAGAGGCTTGTGTTGTTTATTGGTGTTGCTTTCAACAGCATTCGTGATTTTAGTCTACTGTGGATTTTTCACAGCCGTTATCGTAAGACTTTTTAGTCTTCATTACAGCAGAAAAGCAACCGCCTTTTTCTTCGGTAGCTGGCTAGCTTTATGGCCTTTTCTATTCGAAAAAATAAACGAAACAAAGGTCGTTTTTTCTGGCGAAGCTGTTCCTGCAAACGAAAGAGTGTTGATCATTGCAAACCATAGAACCGAGGTTGACTGGATGTACTTGTGGGATCTTGCGTTGCGAAAAGGACGTTTAGGATACGTTAAATATGTTCTTAAGAGCAGTTTGATGAAGCTACCGGTATTTGGTTGGGCGTTTCATATTTTGGAGTTTATTTCGGTCGAGAGAAAATGGGAGGTAGACGAGTTACGTATGCGCCGGATGCTTTCGAGTTTTAAGAATAAAAAGGATCCTCTCTGGCTTGCTGTTTTTCCCGAGGGCACTGATTTCAC CGAACAGAAATGCATTCGTAGCCAGAAATCTGCGTCCGAAAACGGTCTACCCGTTTTGCATCATGTTCTGCTCCCGAAAACGAAGGGTTTTGTTGCCTGTTTAGAGGAACTGAGGGGCTGCCTAGATGCAG TTTATGATATCACCATTGGCTACAAAAACCGCTGTCCAACTTTCTTAGATAATGCCTTTGGTGTGGCCCCTTCTGAAGTTCATATTTACGTTCGACGTATTGCTATAAACGATATTCCAGCGTCTGAAAAAATGGTTGGTTCTTGGTTAATCGAAGCATTCTTTAAAAAGGACAAATTGCTGTCTGATTTTAATTCACAGGGCTGTTTTCCACACCAAGGAACAGAAGGAGACCTTCCTACCGTATCATTCTTATTTAACGCTTTTTGGGTGATCATCTTTACATCCATATGCGTATACTTAACGTTATTCTCGTCAATTTTGTTTAAAGTATACATATCGTTGGTGTGTGCATATTTAGGATCAGCTACTTATTTGAATATCCGCCCATCGCCTGTTTTCACTTTGTAA